A section of the Mangifera indica cultivar Alphonso chromosome 12, CATAS_Mindica_2.1, whole genome shotgun sequence genome encodes:
- the LOC123192449 gene encoding putative transferase At1g60990, chloroplastic, with amino-acid sequence MATVAPFSSHLHTPSSRIFENRTVLTRHHKTKTKNPTLSLKSTSFQPITALPFDLSPPPIDHDLLDTVKSAGAEVSENGIVETFGNDDEALDAVDNGVAVVDLSHFGRIRVSGADRIQFLHNQSTANFENLQEGQGCDTVFVTPTARTIDIAHAWMMKNSIMLVLSPQTCGRISEMLNKYIFFADKVEIQDITKQTSLFILLGPKSKELMSNLNLGDLVEQAYGTHRHYSVNGMPITVGVGNVIFEEGFSLLMSPAIAGSVWQLLLSLGAIPMGSNAWEKLRVIQGRPAPGKELTNEFNVLEAGLWNSISLNKGCYKGQETISRLITYDGVKQKLWGIRLSAAAEPGSAILFKGEKVGKLTSYTSVRKESEHFGLGYIKKVVALGDTVIVGENIVGTVVEVPFLAQQRPPSKNTTR; translated from the exons ATGGCTACAGTAGCACCTTTCTCAAGTCATCTCCACACTCCTTCATCTCGCATATTCGAAAATCGCACCGTTTTGACTCGTCATCACAAAACCAAGACCAAGAACCCTACTCTCTCATTAAAAAGCACAAGTTTTCAGCCAATTACGGCATTGCCTTTCGACCTATCGCCTCCTCCAATCGATCATGACCTCCTT GACACAGTGAAGAGTGCAGGGGCAGAGGTTTCAGAAAATGGGATTGTTGAAACATTTGGTAATGATGATGAAGCTCTTGATGCAGTTGATAATGGAGTTGCA GTTGTggatctttcacattttggaaGGATAAGAG TCAGTGGAGCTGATCGCATTCAGTTTCTTCACAATCAAAGCACtgcaaattttgaaaatcttcaGGAAGGACAA GGATGTGACACTGTTTTTGTTACACCAACAGCACGGACGATAGATATTGCACATGCTTGGATGATG AAAAATTCTATCATGTTGGTTCTCTCACCACAGACCTGTGGAAGGATAAGTGAAATGCTTAATAA GTACATATTTTTTGCTGATAAGGTGGAAATTCAAGACATCACCAAGCAAACTTCCTTATTCATTCTATTGGGACCTAAAAGCAAAGAA CTAATGAGCAATTTGAACCTTGGTGATCTCGTTGAACAGGCATATGGAACACATCGTCATTACAGT GTGAATGGCATGCCAATTACTGTTGGGgtgggaaatgttatttttgaagaaGGATTTTCTCTGCTGATGTCACCAGCCATTGCTGGATCAGTTTGGCAATTGCTTTTATCTCTTGGTGCTATTCCAATGGGTTCAAATGCCTGGGAAAAACTAAGGGTTATTCAAG GAAGGCCAGCACCAGGAAAGGAGCTTACTAATGAATTCAATGTTCTGGAGGCTGGTCTTTGGAACTCAATTTCTTTGAACAAAG GATGTTACAAGGGACAAGAGACCATATCTAGGCTCATAACATATGATGGAGTTAAGCAGAAATTATGGGGTATTCGCCTCTCAGCTGCAGCAGAACCTGGCAGCGCAATATTGTTCAAGGGGGAAAAG GTGGGGAAACTGACAAGCTATACATCTGTAAGAAAAGAGTCTGAACATTTTGGTTTAGGCTACATTAAGAAGGTAGTTGCTTTAGGAGACACTGTCATTGTTGGAGAGAACATCGTTGGGACAGTGGTTGAAGTTCCTTTTCTTGCTCAACAACGTCCCCCATCAAAAAACACGACTCGTTGA